In Candidatus Polarisedimenticolia bacterium, the genomic window CATCGGGGCTGGTGGCCGCGATCCTGCTCGGGATGGGGCGGGCCCTGGGGGAAACGATGATCGTCCTGATGGCGACCGGCAATGCCGCCCAGGTCACCCTCAACCCGTTCGACAGCGTGCGGACGATGACGGCGACGATCGCCGCCGAGCTGGGGGCCGTGCCGCAGGGAGGGGAGCAGTACCGCGCCCTCTTCCTGGTCGGGTCAATCCTGTTCACCATCACCTTCCTGATCAACCTGGTGGCCGAGATCGCGGTCGCGCGCATGCGCAAGCGGCTGGCCCTGTGAAGCGCCGGCTCATCGAGACGATCGCCCTGGCGCTGCTGCGCGGCATCGCCCTGGCGGTGCTCCTGGCCACGGTCCTGCTGATCGGCTCGATCGTCCGGGGCGGTATCGGCGTCGTCTCCTGGGAATTCCTGGCGTCCGCGCCGACGGAAGGGATGACGCACGGCGGCATCTTCCCGGCGATCTTCGGGACGATCTGCATCACCCTGCTGATGATCGTCATGGCGCTGCCGCTCGGGGTCTGCGCCGCCATCTACATGGTGGAGTATGCCGGCGCCTCCGGCCTGGCCCGGGTCATCCGCGCCTCGGTGAACAACCTGGCCGGAGTTCCTTCGATCGTCTTCGGGCTGTTCGGGGTCGGGTTCTTCATTCTTTTCGTAGGGCGGTCGATCGACGGCGTGCGCGGAGGGGCGCTCCTGTTCGGCCAGCCGGCGATGCTCTGGGCCGCCGCCACCCTGGCGGTCCTGGTGCTGCCGGTGATCATAGTCAACACCGCGGAGGCGCTCACCGCCGTGCCGCGGAGCCACCGCGAGGCCTCCTTCGCCCTCGGAGCGACGCGCTGGCAGACGGTCAGCCGGGTCGTGCTGCCGCAGGCCCGGGCTGGCATCCTGACCGGTTCCATCCTGTCGATCAGCCGCGGGGCGGGGGAGACGGCGCCGATCCTGTTCACCGGCTGCGCCTACTTCCTGCCGCGCCTGCCGATCGTCCATCTGTCGATCCCGTTCACGGAACTGTCGATCCCGATGGTGAACCCGCTCGACCAGTTCATGGAACTCTCGTACCATATCTTCATCATGGCGACCCAGAGCACCGACGCCGCTCTGACCCGGCCGATCCAGTACGGCACCACGCTGGTACTCGTGGGACTGACATTTGTTCTGAACCTGGCGGCCATTTCCCTGCGCGTCCGTTACCGCAGGGGACTGGAGACCCGGTGAGGCCCGCCATGGTGGCGGCACCGCGCCCGTCGCGACAGGCGCGGGCGGGGGCCGATCCGGCCAAGGTGGCGTTTCGGGACGTGAGCTTCTCCTACCCCGGTCGCCAGGCCCTGAACGGCATCACGCTCGACGTCCCCGAGAAGCGCGTGACCGCCATCATCGGCCCCTCGGGATGCGGCAAATCGACGCTCATCAAGTCGATCAACCGCATCGCCGAGATCGGCACAGAAGTGAAGGTGGAAGGCCGGGTCGCCATCGACGGCCGGGACGTCTACGAGCCCGGGATCGACCTGGTCGACCTGAGGCGCCGGGTCGGGATGCTCTTCCAGAAGCCGAACCCGTTCCCGAAGTCGATCTTCGAGAACGTCGCCTTCGGCCCGCGCATCCATGGCGTCGTCCGGTCGGCGGACCTGGATCAGGTGGTCGAGCGGAGCCTCAACCAGGCAGCCCTGTGGGACGAGGTCAAGGACCGCCTGTCCACCTCGGCCCTGGAGCTCTCCGGTGGCCAGCAGCAGCGACTCTGCCTGGCGCGCGTGCTGGCGGTCGATCCGGAGATGATCCTGATGGACGAGCCGTGCTCCGCCCTCGACCCGATCTCGACCGCGCGCATCGAGGAGCTCATCGAGGAGCTGCGCGAGCGCTACACCGTCGTCATCGTCACGCACAACATGCAACAGGCGGCGCGGGTTTCGGACAGGACGGCGTTCCTGCTGAACGGCCAGCTCGTCGAGGTGGACGACACGGAGAGAATCTTCACCACGCCGGCCGATCGGCGGACCGAGGACTACATCACGGGGCGGTTCGGATGACGCAGCACACCAGCCGGCACTACGAGCAGGAGCTGCAGGTCCTGAAGGAAAAGGTCCTGCTCCTGGGGGGCAAGGTCGAGGAGATGATCGCCTCGGCGATGAAGTCCCTTCTCGATCGCAAGCCGGACCTGGCGCGGCGCGTCATCGGCGCCGACCGGGCGGTGGATTCGGGAGAGCTGGAGATCGACCACCTGTGCCTCAGCCTCCTGGCGCTCCGCCAGCCGGCCGCCTCGGACCTCAGGTTCATCGCGACGGCTCTCAAGATTGTCACCGACCTCGAGCGCATCGGCGACCTGGCGGTCAACATCGCCGAGCGCTCGATCGAGCTGAGCGAGGAGCCCCCCCTCAAGCCGTACATCGACATCCCGCGCATGGCGTCCGCGGCCTCGGCGATGGTCAGCAAGGCACTGGACGCCTTCGTGAAGCGCGAGCCCGCGCTGGCGCGCGAGGTCTTGCAGGCGGATCAGGCGGTGGACGAGCTGAACATGCAGCTGTTCCGCGAGCTTCTGACGTACATGATCGAAGAGCCGAAGAACATCAGCCGGGCGCTGCGCATCACCTTCATCGCCAAATACCTCGAGCGCGTCGCCGATCACGGCACCAACATCGCCCAGATGGTCATCTTCATGTGCGAGGGGCGTGACGTCCGGCATCCTGGCGCGCAGGAGAGCGGGGGGAGCGCCCCGTAGCTTGGAGGTTTCAGGGTCCGGTTCTTCCCTCCAGCAAGGGACCGTTTTCTAGCCGAGCCGGCGCAGGATGCGCGGCGGCATATGGAAGACCAGTCGTCCCGCGCCGGGACGAGGCACGCCCTCGAAGTCGATCCGGCAGAGCCCCCCCTTCTTGAACTCGATCGGCAGGTCGGCGCGTGGATCGAGGAGCATCGCCGCCGCCAGGCGCCCCAGATCCGGCTCGTGGCCGACCAGCAGGACCGCCGCGTCGGCTGGGACCTGCGACAGCGCGGCGAAGACCCCCCCGGACCCGCCCCCGGGCGACAGGGGACGCAGGGCGCGCAGGGGCGGCCGGGGACGGAACAAGGGAACGACGATGCGGGCCGTCTG contains:
- the pstA gene encoding phosphate ABC transporter permease PstA produces the protein MKRRLIETIALALLRGIALAVLLATVLLIGSIVRGGIGVVSWEFLASAPTEGMTHGGIFPAIFGTICITLLMIVMALPLGVCAAIYMVEYAGASGLARVIRASVNNLAGVPSIVFGLFGVGFFILFVGRSIDGVRGGALLFGQPAMLWAAATLAVLVLPVIIVNTAEALTAVPRSHREASFALGATRWQTVSRVVLPQARAGILTGSILSISRGAGETAPILFTGCAYFLPRLPIVHLSIPFTELSIPMVNPLDQFMELSYHIFIMATQSTDAALTRPIQYGTTLVLVGLTFVLNLAAISLRVRYRRGLETR
- the pstB gene encoding phosphate ABC transporter ATP-binding protein PstB, giving the protein MVAAPRPSRQARAGADPAKVAFRDVSFSYPGRQALNGITLDVPEKRVTAIIGPSGCGKSTLIKSINRIAEIGTEVKVEGRVAIDGRDVYEPGIDLVDLRRRVGMLFQKPNPFPKSIFENVAFGPRIHGVVRSADLDQVVERSLNQAALWDEVKDRLSTSALELSGGQQQRLCLARVLAVDPEMILMDEPCSALDPISTARIEELIEELRERYTVVIVTHNMQQAARVSDRTAFLLNGQLVEVDDTERIFTTPADRRTEDYITGRFG
- the sixA gene encoding phosphohistidine phosphatase SixA, which produces MQVYLLRHAIAEPRDPEQYPVDADRPLTGTGARRMARAARGLRALGLRLDLVLSSPLVRARQTARIVVPLFRPRPPLRALRPLSPGGGSGGVFAALSQVPADAAVLLVGHEPDLGRLAAAMLLDPRADLPIEFKKGGLCRIDFEGVPRPGAGRLVFHMPPRILRRLG
- the phoU gene encoding phosphate signaling complex protein PhoU, which translates into the protein MTQHTSRHYEQELQVLKEKVLLLGGKVEEMIASAMKSLLDRKPDLARRVIGADRAVDSGELEIDHLCLSLLALRQPAASDLRFIATALKIVTDLERIGDLAVNIAERSIELSEEPPLKPYIDIPRMASAASAMVSKALDAFVKREPALAREVLQADQAVDELNMQLFRELLTYMIEEPKNISRALRITFIAKYLERVADHGTNIAQMVIFMCEGRDVRHPGAQESGGSAP